A genome region from Camelus ferus isolate YT-003-E chromosome 25, BCGSAC_Cfer_1.0, whole genome shotgun sequence includes the following:
- the C25H8orf33 gene encoding UPF0488 protein C8orf33 homolog: MAAPGHSARETSAAPGPGQPTCSDAASRAKKHKKKKNRNGASVANVGGKASEKPAAEEAPLSAEAQAEQLARELAWCVEQLELGLKTQRPNPKQKEQALGAIRILSSQRTPLPRKRQLMRSLFGDYRAQMEAEWSEALRALRTAAHSAQVQPAGEATRRKSRKVCRPHLARGAKDILDTPHEEFRFNFF, translated from the exons ATGGCG GCTCCAGGACATTCTGCTCGGGAGACATCGGCAGCTCCAGGGCCAG GGCAGCCTACGTGCAGTGACGCCGCCTCCAGGGCCAAGAaacataagaagaagaaaaaccgGAATGGGGCCTCTGTGGCGAATGTAGGCGGGAAGGCCTCAGAAAAGCCCGCTGCAGAGGAAGCCCCGCTAAGCGCTGAGGCCCAG GCGGAGCAGCTGGCCCGGGAACTGGCCTGGTGCGTGGAGCAGCTGGAGTTGGGGCTGAAGACGCAGAGACCCAACCCTAAGCAGA AAGAGCAGGCTCTCGGGGCAATCCGAATCCTGAGCAGCCAAAGAACCCCCCTGCCCCGGAAGAGGCAGCTGATGCGCTCCTTGTTTGGAGACTACAGGGCTCAGATGGAAGCTGAGTGGAGCGAGGCCCTGCGGGCTCTCAGGACCG CAGCCCACTCGGCCCAGGTGCAGCCTGCAGGTGAGGCCACCAGAAGGAAGAGCCGAAAGGTCTGCAGGCCCCATCTAGCAAGGGGAGCCAAGGATATCCTAGACACTCCTCATGAAGAGTTCAGGTTCAACTTCTTTTAG